A stretch of Sinimarinibacterium sp. NLF-5-8 DNA encodes these proteins:
- the fdxA gene encoding ferredoxin FdxA, whose protein sequence is MSFVVTENCIKCKYTDCVEVCPVDCFHEGPNFLVIDPQECIDCTLCEPECPAEAIFAEDDVPAEQEHFKELNAELAQIWPVITERQEERADAKQWDGKPDKLKYLER, encoded by the coding sequence ATGTCTTTTGTCGTGACCGAAAACTGCATCAAGTGCAAATACACAGACTGCGTGGAGGTGTGCCCGGTCGATTGTTTTCACGAAGGTCCAAATTTTCTGGTGATCGACCCCCAGGAGTGCATTGACTGCACCCTGTGTGAGCCGGAATGCCCTGCCGAGGCGATTTTTGCCGAGGATGACGTGCCCGCCGAGCAGGAGCATTTCAAGGAGCTCAACGCCGAACTGGCGCAGATCTGGCCGGTCATCACCGAACGGCAGGAAGAACGTGCCGACGCCAAGCAATGGGACGGCAAGCCCGACAAGCTCAAATATCTGGAGCGCTGA
- a CDS encoding exodeoxyribonuclease V subunit beta has translation MNNAVIADQPQRSAALDPARSFIIQAPAGSGKTELLTQRVLTLLARVDEPEEVVAITFTKKAAAEMRQRVFAAIVRAQDATPPPQPHAQTTWRLARAALARSQQLDWRLEDNPQRLRVNTIDALCAHIARQTPLASRMGGSAQIDDQAGPLYREAVRATLAVIDDQTSPFAPKVARVLRHFDNNIGTVEAQLIGMLQRRDQWQDLLHLSGGDAAVRARLAQLLGEFARAPWQALTDALSQTQRRTLVESATWAWRHLEGSPLHGVALNEWPCAQDGARALWQGIVDLLLTTGGTIRKTINKTSGFIADKGEAKIYKDHHLALLDALSADAQMPDLLLAVRNAPEMDYSDEQWQTLDALLHTLMLALAQLKVIFEASGKVDFAEVAARAVAALGEDLAPTELALKLDYRIRHILVDEFQDTSTPQWTLLEKLTSGWEAGDGRSLFVVGDPMQSIYRFRDANVGLFLRAWQHGIGDIALVPLQLQCNFRSQKGVVDWVNQAFAQVLPEADDVDRGAARYSPATAIKPAAIEPAVQVHALIEASDADEAAKVVAQVQQLEAEHPQASIAILVRGRSHLLHIVPQLRALGVRYRAVEIEDLSARAVISDLHALTCALLHPLDRVAWLAVLRAPWCALPLADLDALLRGWGEQRSVWQALNDAGQMAAMSAQARARVAPLCAVLTEAFASQGRQPLRRWVESVWLALAGPACARDASALDDAAAYLHALQDISETPLLEDPDQLALKLGALKASPDPEADGRVSLMTIHKSKGLEFDFVIVPGLHKKTGYSDSPPIVWERLAGADDTPRVLVVPVSARGEQTHPNYAFVKRLLAEKQTLEDGRLLYVAATRARQQLHLFGTAHLSQDGQIKAADSGSLLARLWPAVAADYQRARGGFVRAPETEPVAEATKNPAPRLRRRMDWQAPEPEPGLPAPDARAGEQGGALRFDWAGERARCVGVVYHQWMQWLADEPLGDWPAARAQTLARWLRSDLLGEGVPPEHLADAVARVIQGLHNTLSDARGRWLLDRRHHQAESELALIDAQDQGRARRKIIDRTFVDEHGVRWIVDFKTGHHQGGDAHAFVEQEKQRYRDQLEGYVRTMQALETRPIKAALYLPMLDDPALRWAPLAIAPV, from the coding sequence ATGAACAACGCCGTAATTGCCGATCAGCCGCAGCGTTCAGCGGCGCTCGACCCGGCGCGCAGTTTCATCATCCAGGCACCTGCCGGTTCCGGCAAAACCGAGTTGCTGACCCAGCGGGTGCTGACGTTGCTCGCGCGCGTCGATGAGCCGGAAGAAGTCGTTGCCATCACCTTTACCAAAAAGGCTGCGGCCGAGATGCGCCAGCGTGTGTTTGCGGCCATCGTGCGCGCACAGGACGCCACACCGCCTCCGCAGCCACACGCACAAACGACCTGGCGGCTGGCGCGCGCGGCGCTGGCGCGTTCGCAGCAGCTCGATTGGCGGCTCGAAGACAATCCGCAGCGGCTGCGGGTCAACACCATCGACGCCTTGTGCGCGCACATTGCCCGGCAAACCCCGCTGGCTTCGCGGATGGGCGGCAGCGCGCAGATCGACGATCAGGCCGGCCCGCTGTACCGCGAGGCCGTGCGCGCAACGCTGGCGGTGATCGACGATCAGACCAGCCCGTTTGCGCCAAAAGTCGCGCGGGTGCTGCGCCACTTTGATAACAACATCGGCACGGTCGAAGCCCAGCTCATCGGCATGCTGCAGCGCCGTGACCAATGGCAGGACTTGCTCCACCTCAGCGGCGGCGATGCGGCGGTGCGCGCGCGCCTTGCGCAGTTGCTCGGTGAGTTTGCGCGCGCGCCGTGGCAGGCCTTGACCGATGCGCTGAGCCAGACCCAGCGCCGCACGCTGGTGGAGTCCGCCACCTGGGCCTGGCGCCATCTTGAAGGCTCGCCGCTGCACGGCGTGGCGCTCAACGAGTGGCCGTGCGCGCAGGATGGCGCGCGCGCGCTGTGGCAGGGGATCGTCGATTTGCTCCTCACCACTGGTGGCACGATCCGTAAAACCATCAACAAAACCAGCGGTTTTATCGCCGACAAGGGTGAGGCCAAAATCTACAAGGACCATCATCTGGCACTGCTCGACGCGCTGAGCGCCGATGCGCAGATGCCGGATCTGCTGTTGGCGGTGCGCAACGCTCCCGAGATGGATTACAGCGATGAGCAGTGGCAGACGCTGGATGCGTTGCTGCACACGCTGATGCTGGCGCTGGCGCAGCTCAAGGTGATTTTTGAAGCCAGCGGCAAGGTCGATTTTGCCGAAGTCGCGGCGCGCGCGGTGGCGGCGCTGGGCGAGGATCTGGCACCGACCGAGCTGGCGCTCAAACTCGATTACCGCATCCGCCATATTTTGGTCGATGAGTTTCAGGACACCTCCACGCCGCAGTGGACGCTGCTGGAAAAACTCACCAGCGGCTGGGAAGCGGGCGATGGCCGTAGCTTGTTTGTGGTGGGCGATCCAATGCAAAGCATTTATCGCTTCAGGGATGCCAACGTTGGCCTGTTCCTGCGCGCGTGGCAGCACGGCATTGGCGACATCGCGCTGGTGCCGCTGCAACTGCAATGCAACTTTCGCTCACAAAAGGGCGTGGTCGATTGGGTCAATCAGGCGTTTGCGCAGGTGCTGCCGGAGGCCGACGACGTCGATCGGGGGGCGGCGCGCTACAGCCCGGCAACGGCGATCAAACCGGCAGCGATCGAGCCTGCGGTGCAGGTTCACGCCCTGATCGAGGCATCGGATGCGGATGAGGCGGCCAAGGTCGTCGCGCAGGTGCAGCAGCTCGAAGCCGAACATCCGCAGGCCAGCATCGCCATCCTCGTGCGCGGACGCAGCCATTTGCTGCACATCGTGCCGCAGTTGCGCGCGCTGGGGGTGCGGTATCGCGCGGTGGAAATCGAAGACCTCAGCGCGCGCGCCGTCATCAGCGATCTGCACGCGCTGACCTGCGCGCTGCTGCATCCGCTCGATCGTGTGGCATGGCTGGCGGTGCTGCGCGCGCCGTGGTGCGCGCTGCCGCTGGCCGATCTGGATGCGCTGCTGCGGGGCTGGGGTGAGCAGCGCAGCGTATGGCAGGCGCTCAACGATGCCGGGCAAATGGCGGCCATGAGTGCGCAGGCGCGCGCGCGTGTCGCACCGCTGTGTGCGGTGTTGACCGAGGCTTTTGCCAGCCAGGGCAGACAACCGTTGCGGCGCTGGGTGGAGTCGGTGTGGCTGGCGCTGGCAGGGCCGGCCTGCGCGCGCGATGCCAGTGCCCTGGACGATGCAGCGGCCTATCTGCACGCGCTGCAAGACATCAGCGAAACTCCGTTGCTGGAGGACCCGGACCAGCTCGCGCTCAAGCTCGGCGCGCTCAAGGCCAGTCCCGATCCCGAGGCCGATGGCCGGGTCAGCCTCATGACCATCCACAAGTCCAAAGGCCTGGAGTTTGATTTCGTCATCGTTCCGGGGCTGCACAAAAAGACCGGATACAGCGATTCGCCGCCAATTGTGTGGGAGCGGCTGGCCGGCGCTGACGACACCCCGCGCGTGCTGGTGGTGCCGGTGAGCGCGCGCGGCGAACAAACCCATCCCAACTATGCGTTTGTCAAACGCCTGCTGGCCGAAAAGCAAACCCTCGAAGATGGCCGTCTGCTGTATGTGGCCGCCACCCGCGCCAGGCAGCAATTGCACTTGTTTGGCACCGCGCACCTGAGCCAGGACGGGCAGATCAAGGCCGCAGACAGTGGCAGTCTGCTGGCGCGCCTGTGGCCAGCGGTGGCCGCCGATTATCAGCGTGCACGGGGCGGTTTTGTGCGCGCGCCGGAGACTGAACCCGTGGCCGAGGCGACAAAAAACCCGGCACCGCGCCTGCGTCGCCGGATGGATTGGCAAGCCCCTGAGCCGGAGCCTGGCTTGCCCGCGCCCGATGCACGCGCCGGTGAACAGGGCGGGGCGCTGCGCTTTGACTGGGCCGGTGAGCGCGCGCGCTGCGTCGGGGTGGTCTATCACCAGTGGATGCAGTGGCTGGCCGACGAGCCACTGGGCGACTGGCCGGCTGCGCGCGCGCAAACCCTGGCGCGCTGGCTGCGCAGCGATCTGCTGGGCGAAGGCGTGCCACCCGAACATTTGGCTGATGCGGTTGCGCGCGTGATCCAGGGGCTGCACAACACCTTGAGCGATGCGCGCGGCCGCTGGCTGCTGGATCGCCGGCATCACCAGGCCGAAAGCGAGTTGGCGCTGATCGATGCCCAGGATCAAGGGCGCGCGCGGCGCAAGATCATCGACCGCACCTTTGTCGATGAGCATGGCGTGCGCTGGATTGTTGACTTCAAGACCGGCCATCACCAGGGCGGTGATGCGCACGCGTTCGTCGAGCAGGAAAAACAGCGTTATCGCGATCAGCTCGAAGGCTATGTGCGTACGATGCAGGCACTGGAGACACGCCCGATCAAGGCGGCGTTGTACCTGCCGATGCTCGACGATCCGGCCTTGCGCTGGGCGCCGCTGGCGATCGCGCCGGTTTGA
- a CDS encoding zinc ribbon domain-containing protein codes for MLPETKFCNVCGHAASARIPSGDNRLRHVCDHCGHIQYENPKVIAGVIAQASDGRVLMCRRNIAPRLGLWTFPAGFMEQGETSAQGAAREGQEESQAIIEVGSLLMVINVPYVSQIYMVHQGRLPDAMPFGPTPESSEVVLMREDEIPWEDIAFPTIWHSLKQFFADRRRGHFETHVLDLIQPSQPPLRPEVRRDDPLS; via the coding sequence ATGCTTCCCGAAACCAAGTTTTGCAATGTCTGTGGCCATGCCGCGAGCGCCCGGATTCCCTCGGGCGATAACCGTCTGCGTCATGTTTGCGATCACTGTGGGCACATCCAGTATGAAAATCCCAAAGTGATTGCCGGGGTGATTGCACAGGCCAGCGATGGCCGGGTGCTGATGTGCCGACGCAACATCGCGCCACGCCTGGGACTCTGGACATTTCCGGCAGGCTTCATGGAGCAAGGCGAAACCAGTGCGCAGGGCGCCGCGCGCGAAGGACAGGAGGAATCACAGGCGATCATCGAGGTTGGATCGCTGTTGATGGTCATCAACGTCCCTTATGTCAGCCAGATCTATATGGTTCACCAGGGCCGGCTGCCCGATGCGATGCCGTTTGGCCCCACCCCGGAAAGCAGCGAGGTCGTCCTGATGCGTGAGGACGAGATCCCCTGGGAGGACATAGCCTTCCCGACCATCTGGCACAGCCTCAAGCAGTTTTTTGCCGATCGTCGCCGGGGTCATTTTGAAACCCATGTGCTCGACCTGATCCAGCCCTCGCAGCCGCCGCTGCGGCCGGAAGTGCGGCGCGACGATCCGCTGAGCTGA